The genomic interval tcCATGAGGTAACTGGTGGCGTGAGattaaagaaagagagcagcaggtgtttgggtttttttttttctgaccagCTATTTATGTAAGTATAAAATAATCCAgatctggggttttttagcaaaatttgtgtagaacaagaaaaaaaaaattttaagaactTAATGGGTATCAAATCCCACACTTGGGTAAAAAGTACAAGaacagtggtttttttaatctgtctaCATATGTGGCCCGTTAATTACAGCATCTGAACACCTCATTCATTTACTTAGCTTCCCATTGTTCCTGTGACTTCTATTATCCCTGCCTTATCAGTAAGGACCTGAAAAGACGGAATATTAATAAATGATTGCTCAGACTGACCCAGGAAGTGAACTAGGAATGAAATCCAGATCTTCTAGGTCCCAGAACAGAACCACAACCTCAGGACTTGTACATCCAGTAGTAAGATCTGGACCTGTATTCAGGCAATAAATACTTCATCTTTAAGAATTATGGACTGGAATTATGATTGCATGAAAATGGAGTACACTATTACAGAAAATGGTGCCAATTATAGAAAACCTGGTGTGTGATAGAAAATCTATCAGTCTAGGCATTTATAACTTCCACATCTTGTGATTTCTATGAATTATTATGATTAGCATTAATTGAGGTAATAGATCTAAATGTGCGAAAACGAAGATAACGTGTCTCAATGGTGGCACACACTGCATCTGCCCTCCTCTTTTGGCTTCTGTTCATTCTTGGAAGAGAAGACTATGCTGAAGTTGCTTGTTTTGGCAAAGTCTGCTCCTTTAACTTGATCTCCACCCTATTTCTAGGAATTCAGCCCCTTTCATGCCTGCCAGTCTGCTGAGCTGTGTGCTGTTTTTGGAAGGGCAGAATACAATTTTCTTGTAAATTCTATGACATACTTGTATGAACTGCCAAAATGTTCTATGAAACCTAAGTGCCACATAAATGACGGCAAAATAGGGCCATTTACATGTAGCTTTGGCTATGGATTTTGTATGATTCATTTCTAGTCACATATTTGCACCATCAGCTTGCCAACATTTCTATGATAACCTATTATTTTAGGCATTTATAATTTGCTCAATGTATTCCCTACTGAATATTAATAACAAAGCTCACAGTCTAGATATCTATCAAATTTGGGGAATAATACTTAACACCAGTGACTAGTACTCTACACAAGTGAAACTAATGTGTTCACCTGATCGCCTttaatgcttgaaaaaaattaaagcgGTTGAACTATTAAACTCACAGAACTAGTTGCTGTTTTGCATGTGCATTAAGACATTTTCAAAGGGAACCTAATTATACATTTTAATGGTAAGTAGTACCAGTAACCGATATTTTCACGGACGTTATTAGAATAAACACAATCCAAAGCCTTCTATCTGAGAAGCTGGGCACCTTTTATCACCTGGAGCCGGTATTTCACCCGAACGTACTCGCTGAGCAGTTCTGCTTAGAAGCCGGCGTGCTCCTCGCCCGCTCTTAAACGCCCCCTTATCTTCGCTAATTTGTATTTGCCTCAGCACCGCCCCCCCTGCCTGCAGCGCAGATAAAGCTAATAAGAAGCAGGCACCTACTCCTCGGTGATTGCCTCAGCTCCGGGGCAGAACTCTTATGAACGACGCGGCAGCCATGGCGGAGCAGGGTGCTGCACCACTAGCAACGGGCCTCGTCTCGGCCTGCCGCCCCCGGGCCGCGCTACTCCCCGCGCCCGGCTCCTCTGCGCCAATTCTAGCGGCCGCGCCAGCGCCCCCGCGCCCGCCTCACGGCGCTGCCGAGGGCACGGCCGCCGCCTTCCCGCCGCCCAACCTTCCCGCCTCTCCGACGGACAGCGCCCGCCGCCCAACCTTCCCGCCTCTCCGACAGACAgcgcccgcggcggggccggcccccTCCCGGCGCATGCGCGGCCGTGGCGAGCACCGAGGGCATGTCTGGGAACCGCCTCCCTCGCCGCTGAGTGGTGGCCGGGTCACGTGGTGCGGCGCgagggccggggctgccgctgccgccgctgcgCGCGCCGGAGAACGTGagtgctgaggaggggagggggcgcgCGCCGCTGCCGGAGCGGTTGAGTGCcctcgcccgccgccgcgcgggGACGGGGAGGCGGCAGCCAGCTCCGCGGCGCcctgccgcctcctcccgccTCCTCCCGGCGGGTGTGGCCCCCCTGCTCCCTCAGCCCGCCCTGGCCGGGCCGGCCGCGGCGGCCGGCAGGGCTCGGGCCGGCCGCGGCCGGCGGGCCGGCCGCGGCGGCCGGCAGGGCtcgggccgggcggcggcggcgggcggccgcggcggcggcagggctcgggcggccgcggcggccggCAGGGCTcgggggccgcggcggccggCAGGGCTCgggccggcgcggcggccggcagggcggggcgggcggcggcgggctcgggcggccgcggcggctgGCGGGCGGCGTGAGGGCCGCGGCGCCCGCTCCTCCCCGGCGGAGGGCGGGAGCCGGCCGTGAGGCGAGGCGGGCGCGAGGGGCGCAGCCCGGGCCTGGGTGTAGTGTGCGGCGAGCCGCCGCCCGCCTGTGCCGGCGGCTGTCCGGTACGCTGAAACGAAAGTACTTCAGAGGCGtctgggctggggaaggcttCCCCTGCAGCCGTTAGCTCTCTGGAGCTGGCTTCTGGTCAGTTGCCCTCCGCCGAGCTTAGCTCGTCCCCCCCGCTGGAAGCAGAGTGGCGGAGGGAAGTTTATGGCAATGAAGTGAGTTTCAGAAATCGCAAAATTACCTAATGTTTCACACTTTAACAACTCTTAGCATTTCATCCCCACCCCGGTTTCTGTCGGACTTGGCTCGTGCGAATGCTTTTGAGACGGTAGTAGGAAGCAGTGCCTGAAAGAGTAGAGTGTCGCGTGAAAAACGGTAGGGATGTGACAGTGCTGGTTCCCAAGGTCCAAACCCCAGATATGCCTGTCTTATCAGTAAACTGcagcaaattcattttaaatgcagtgaCGCCTTAATTATGCGCTCCTCCTTATAGTTAGGTGGCTTCagcattctttttatttagtcCATTTTCctacagcagtattttttacaGATTATATAAATAAtcaactgatttaaaaaaaaaaaaaaaaacaaaacaacctgaCCAGAACTatatccctttctttccttgttaaaaggataaaatggtaaaaaaaaaacaaaccaaaaacccaaacctgaacATAACTTGCATCTGTATCAAAGGAGAAGCAGTGACAAATGTACCTTAGCTATATTTGGTAAACTTATGTTTGTGTAAATACTGAGTTTAAATAATTCAGgtgtttataaaatgtatttaatgataCCTGAGTTGGTTTAATGTCCTGAGAGCTCCAGGAAGAACATCATTGCGCTGCGTTTTGTTAATTCAAAGAGATTTGAGGTCTTGACAAGAGTTAACACTAATACTAGGAAGTGTATATTTCTGAGTTGTTTGTATATTTAAccaatattatttaaaatggatttcATTAGAAAGTAAGCTTCctgtccttcctttctcctaTAAGCTGCAGACAAATTTTCCCTTGAAGCAACACAATCTAAGGAATGCTAAACTTGTAAGAGCCTTTGTGCTTCACACTTCTGAAGTGGAGGCAGGGAAGCATTggttgtttcattttaattatattacAAAATTCTTGTGATAAATAAAGGAGGATGCTCTTCTGGTTTAATTACCCAGTTTTAGGACTATACAAGTGTAAGTATTGcaatcaagtaaaaaaaaaaaacctgaaccaGTGACCCTAATTAAAGTAGTTAAACATCTGTGGAGTTAAAACTCTAACTGTGGCCTAATCTGAAGTCCACTGTTGTTCTgatattacttttatttttttaaactgtgacaTCCCCTCACCTTCACCAGTACAGTGATAtaactataaatatttatgattatTTTACTTCTCTAACTTGAATTACGTGTAGATGCATCCTAGCGTTTTGAGAGGTAGTTACTAATTACCGTCTGTTATGAGATGGGGGTAGTAAGAATATTTATCAAACCTTTCCATGTCCCTTTCCTTCCACAAAACTGGGAAGGGACTTAATATGTCCATTATCTCCCCTCAAAATGTATGATAAAGTAATTCTGATTAACTGACCACAGAGGTTCAGCAACACCTGATgcttcaaagaaataaattatctgttgatatattcctttttctttctagcttgGTCAAAAATGCTCTGCTTGATTATATGCGACATATAAATTCAGAGGTAGAGAAAACTATCTTTGTGTTGCTTTTAGGTTTTCTAACCAAAAAAACAGTGGTAACACATTGCTGTTGTGGCTCCTATATAGAtcctgaacagatttttttttttcaatgaaggAAAACttagagaaactgaaagatCAGGAAGGAATGAGTTTAGTGGTAGAttagtgtgctggttttggctgggatagagttaactctcttcttagtagctggtacagtgctgggttttggatttagagtgagaataatgttgataacacgctgatgttttagttgttgctaagtagcgtttatcctaagtcaaggacttttcagtttcccatgctctgccagcaagcaggtgtgcaagaagctgggagggagcagagccggggcagctgacccgaactagccaaagggatattctatatcatggaacatcatgcccagtatataaacaggggggagttggccaggaggcgcggatcgtggctctggcatcagtcagcaggtggtgagcaattgcattgtgcatcactgtttgttggggtttttttccctttgccccccttttttttttttgttatattccttttcattactattattactaacaataataataatgaaatataatattatattttactttagttattaaactgttcttatttcaacccatgagttctaccttctttcccgattctcctcgccatcccactgggagtggggggggaggtgagggagcagctgcgtggtgcttggctgctgactggggttaaaccatgacagttagTCACataatgaatatattttcaataatttCCTGGATCACAATATAAAGAAGTTTTCAGTAACTGttgttctgatttttcatgAACTGAAGAGGTTTTGAAGACTTTGTTTCATCAAATAATATTTCTCATATTGCTACTACAggatttttttggcattttttttaacttctatcatttatttttcttcttgcaaccTGGGATCACTGGTTTTGTTCAGATTCTGGCTGCTGTATGATGCCGAATGTGTAAATTGCTTGCAATACGTCGTATCAGCTTGAGGGTCAAGCTGGTGTCTGAAATGCATAATGTAATTTCCAGAATAAGTCTTCCAGTCCATGCTTAGTCAACTTTGTTGGCTCTGAAGGAAGTTCTGACAGAGCAAATGTGCGGCTGATTTTAGCTGTATATGGTGGTGGAGTAGCTCCTTGGAACCAAAGGACTGTTTGGACAATCAGACTGACCTCTGCTAGAATTAAAACTTTCAAGTTTATATCTCCCTGAGAGTggcctaagaaagcttgttgGTTCTACATGCTGTGCCCTTGTGTGGCATAAGGAAGTGTCGCTTGCTATGACTTCAGTGTCATTGTAGCCTATCGAATAATTTGAAGACTTTGAATTAAAGTGGATGCCATGTAGGAAATGAAGGCAGATAGATAAAATATAGTTACCTTAAGCACATTTTAGAGATAATGTTAGTAGTCTCAAATGATGACAGAGAATATAACTGGTCTTTATAATGATAAGCCTTAAAGAAAAGTCCAGTGGATGCTCGTTCTGATGTTTAGATTTGTATATTGATTCTAATTAAGTTTAAATATATGATAAATATATAAAGTAAATCGATTTCTCTTTTGTGAATGAAAACATGAGTCCAAAATTGGCAGGGCTTCCAGTGATATTGCAAGTTAATGATTATAATGAAACAATTTGAATAACTCTATTTTAACTGAAGGATCGACAGGTTGCAGcctttaagtatttttctttttagattaaATAGCAGTAGTCAAACTAATGAGGCAATTAAAAGCCTAAATGCTTAGTGTCTCAGATGTTCATACTTAAGATGTGAGGCAGAGTATGAGATTTGACCTAGTCCCTTCTGTTCTTTCATCTGAAAGCTGTCTCATTTGTTTTGGGATAAGGTGTCCAAAAGTATTCTTGGCATGTATTGTTtaacatgtatatattttattgtgAATAGTAATTGTCGCACCCTTCAGAAcacaattttcagttttaagttGAAGTTGTTAgcttaaaagcttattttattaAGGACTTTTAGTAGTACTTAGGAGGATTAAAGaactagaaaacattttcagttttcatgctGAAGCAGACATAAGAGGCAGAGGAACTTCCTTATTCTCACAGAAAACTTTGAAGgacatttaaagtaaaatgtggcatattaaaaaaaagactttgtgaCATAGCCTTTTATGCAGTCATTTTACGTTGATATTTAACTTTGTATTGTTTCCTTTCAGCAAGGTAGTTACtgacttaaattattttaaaacatttgtattaTAGATGTATGACTTCTCATACCAAATTCTGAAATGTtgtgtgttttcagtttaaagttCAGTGTTCCTTTGTGAATGAAAGCACATTATGCCCTTTAAAGGCACATGTGATTAATCCAGAAGTCATTCTTTATACAGTAATTACTTCTGTAATTATGTCAGAACTGTGTCTTTTGTTATGAACTATGTAATTGACTATACATTTCAAAGCTTATTGTAACTGACAGCTTGTGGTTGACCTTCTCCTTGTGTacatattaaatataaacagGATGATTCATTGTGTGCCAAatttttgagttttttcttgcattgtttttttttttctgttatgcctttctcccccctcccaagtCTGAGGGCAATAGTAAAAGTATTTAGCAGTTTGCTTCTACTTCCTTTGTAGGACTCTTCTTTTGCCCTAAAaactctgtttctgtttcagtctgTACTTGGATAAGTCTTTGTACCCTGAGACTGTATCTTCATAGACAAGTAGTGTGGACCTGTTGAGACTTATCTGTAGTGTGAAATGGTTTATGCTCAGGATCTGATATTCACCCTTTACATGTTTCAAGTGTTTTTTACATTGGTCTAGCTCTAATCTGGACATGTAGGCTGAATGCCcaattttttctgaagtgcagtGGGTTCTTTCCTGGAACACATCGCCTGGTTTAGTTTCATCTGAACAGAGACTAGTTCATGCACACTCAGGCTACTCCACAATGTGAACCACAGTGAAGTCAGTGGGGGCAATGGAGAAATTAACTTCAAAATCATATTCCTGATTGGAACTGAAAGATTAaccctgtgatttttttctgtcagtgaaGAATTATACAATGCTAAAGTGCCTCTGTTACAAATCATTTGTGCAAAGCAACGAGAAGAACAAAGCAATTCTAGGGAGAAGGTTGGTGACAGATGTGAAGATCAGGATGTGCCGTACAGATAACGGCAAAATCTGTGGCAAAATCTGTAGATCACGGCTGCATTCACCCTAGGTGGGAATGAGATGTTATACGTCTCCGTCTATTCATAAAAATCTAGGCTTACGTCacagtgtggggtttttgtgttttggtttttttttttaaggagaaggGCAATGGGCTGGATTTTGCGTCACATAAACATAAATCAAAATTTCAGGGTAGTTCTGTCCGTTCTTGGGGGAACAAGGGTACAGGGAGATTCTTTTCCTCTAACTTCAAATTACAGCTATAGGAGAAGACAGtataacatttcattttaactggtatttagtaaaatatttactttattacATGATTTTTCAGTAATATGAAGTCATTATATTTAATGGTTGCCAAGTGAGCAAGGGGGGTtgtcacagtaaaaataaaagtttaaatgcTTTGCACTTGGTTagtacaaaacaaacaaacaaattccGAGAATGTTTAGTTCAGACATTTATCTTGAGTAGGTGACAAAAATGCAGACACGTGGCAGGCTAGATGCAAGACAAATGTCTATTTCAAGTCTGTTCTGGAAATTTGTACATTTTGAAGTGGTGGcatgttttcaaaaaagaaaaaggaataagtGCTTCATTGTTTCAAGCCTCATTAGAATTTTAATAAACAGAGTAGAGGCTGAGGAAGAATGTTCAAACAGTTGAAAGCTCTATATATTTTAAGTGAGTTGCATTCCAGAAGGCTCTCAAATaactactgttttctttcttatatctttttcctttataatcAAACACATAATGTGTCTTGGCTGACATTTTTGATTGCTCCCAATAATGGGAATGATTTATAATACATAGCACTACTGTAATCATGGTGTAAACCATTCCCAGTCATGTTACGTGATTATTGTACACATATGTGCTGTATGAGGGTTTCTTTTCCTAGGTGCATgtgtgttaaaaatatttaaattggaAATTAAAGGTATCAAACGAGGGGGTGGAAACTTTGAAAAGTAAGACTGTAGTATTTGGCAATTTGAACAACGTGGTATGGCAAGATTTTGGGGTTTCCACATAACTTGCGTTTAAATGATGTTGACTTTTAAATTCTAACAGTTTTTATGTCAACTGTTTTGTGGTGGAAAAAATGTAGCCGTGTCAGTGGTATGAGAAAAGTCAGAGGTTTGGGCAGATGCATGTAAGAACAGTTTGGGGATGTTGATATACCTGGTATCAGAGCATGTAGTGTGGAAAAAGAGAATGACAATGATTAAACTTTTGATTATCTAAGTACTTTTTTGGTAATGTTGACATTTAAAGTCAAAGGCTGACAATGTTAATTATCATCTGCAACAATCAATTTACACTTTAGGAGGTCTTAGCTCATTTGAACTTTGTAGGGACTACAGCTGTGGTCTCTGTAGTTAAATTGTGAGAATTAGAAACTGCAACAGTTTTATTGTAACTGTTTTATAGTATAATGGAAAAGGAGGTGAATGGGATGTTGAGATGAGAATTTTGTATATATCTAGATACTTCAGGAAGTTTCATTTGAAACCTGATGGCAAAGTTTTGAAGAGTAAGTGTATTTTGCTGGCTCTGCATAGTTGATACTTATGTGTCAGATAATGTATTGCGTATCTTCAAGAGTTCAGCAAAGAACTGGCATCCTAGAGGTGGAGAAGAGTGGCCATGCTATTGTTGTGCCACCTTGGAGAGTTTTGAGAACTAACTATAGTACTGGCCAAGCTGAGGTAGCCCTCACAAGCTCCTTGAAATTCAGTGTCTCTTCCTGTCTTCCACAGGTGGTTCCACTCTAGAAACTCCACATCACCTTGTGCTGTATTCTCCAATGCagcttcctccctcctctcttcacaGGCTTGCACAGTTTAGCTCGATGCCCTTTCTCAGTTTCTGTCATAGTAACCCTATTTCTAGGTAGATCTAGACCTTTTACAGCCCTTTTTAATCCTCCATTTTATCTGGCATAAATAGGGCAGAGATTAATATTTTGCTATAACTGTCTCGAAATTTTATGTGCTGTTCTTGTATAGGATTTCATcctacagttttttttttctccatcgCATGCTTTTGAACTGCACTTTGAATTCTAGTCACTAGGAAAACAATAACAATTTTCAAAGCTTACGTTTCGGAGTACTTAGCTGTGTGTCTGTGACTTTTTGAAATtgtaacatttaattttcattcttagCTTGTATTGAATATTTGTAGAAGTTGGAAAAATggtcatggaaaaaaattatatatgtagCAAAGATAGGAAGCCTGAAAACCAAGACTCTAGAGAAGAGTTTTTAACTGATCTTCTTCCTGAAATTTTAATAATTCTGAGTGAATCAGGATATTAATGAGAACATGTCTAGAACACCCAGGAATTTTATAGATTAAGTAAAGCCTGTCCAGGGACATGAAAGAGAGGTTGCAGACACCTTTTTCTCACAATGCTTGTCTGGATTATCTGTATAAATCCCTTTTATTTGTGTCTTATACCAGTTtaaaaagtgtgatttttttttttctcatttgaatttttgttCTGACTTAAAAAAGAGGTCTCAGCTAATTAGCTTGATGaatttgctgtgtttaaaaaaacaaaaagcagtgacGAGCTTGAAAACACCCCTGTATATGTATAATAATGcagttatcttttttctttcagaatttccaAAACTTGTATggttttgaatttgaaaaaagaCTAGAAATTGGAATAATCTTCGCATTTCTTTGAATAAGAAGTAATAATGCAACGAAGGCAGGGAAGAGTCAATGCTggactgcttttgctgctttatcAAATTTCTCAAGTTGGGCTCCAGAACATTCCTTCTGTTACCTTTGGGGTACTtgcactgaatatttttctctttctgaatcCTGTGAGGCCACTGCCTGAGGTGTGTATCAGTGTAAATGAAGGCTTCTACAGAAAGAACTGGCAACGTTTACTGCTTTCTCCTGTCCACCATGCAGATGACTGGCATTTATATTATAACATGATTTCCATGCTTTGGAAGGGGatgatgctggaaaaaaagcttaagaGCATATGGTTTGCATACATAATTGCAGTATTTTCAGTGCTGATTGGAGTTGTTTATATGGTGCTGGAATTCATGCTTGTGAAAATTCTGGATGATCCTTCGTATGAAATGAATTGTGCTGTAGGTTTTTCAGGTAAGGCACATAGTCCAATTTACATATGTAAAATTAGTATTTATAGATACTATATAACAATATTTGTTGAATGTGGAAAATGGATAGGTGTACATCCATATGCATGTATGTGGTTATGTCAGTAAAgttatccttttttttaatttaaagcatgtACTCTGGGTGTGAACATTATGTGGTTCAGTTCATGTTCTTGTGACCAGTAGTGTCTTTACCTGAGAACATGAAAAATACGATCATCCTAGTAGAAttatgttttctatttcatgTCACTGACTGTTTGAAGTATGAAGATTTTCGTTTTCTCATGTCAATAATGCTCGTTAGGTGGGTTCTAGAAAAGTGTAt from Gymnogyps californianus isolate 813 chromosome 10, ASM1813914v2, whole genome shotgun sequence carries:
- the RHBDD1 gene encoding rhomboid-related protein 4 isoform X2 is translated as MQRRQGRVNAGLLLLLYQISQVGLQNIPSVTFGVLALNIFLFLNPVRPLPEVCISVNEGFYRKNWQRLLLSPVHHADDWHLYYNMISMLWKGMMLEKKLKSIWFAYIIAVFSVLIGVVYMVLEFMLVKILDDPSYEMNCAVGFSGVLFALKVLNNHYNPGRVSSVLGLQIPSKYACWVELVAIHLISPGTSFAGHLAGILVGLMYTMGPLKKIMKACAGGISSFTDPARPRDYYSEYYGYPGYQYRMPRSYYDYTGGLTEEEQLERAVLNSLNERGSRTSL